A region of Prochlorococcus marinus subsp. pastoris str. CCMP1986 DNA encodes the following proteins:
- a CDS encoding NAD(P)H-quinone oxidoreductase subunit 5 — MPQASEIAWLIPVFPLIGAVFSGLGLICANKKINNSREIVSISLLSFVGVSAVISYKTLIEQINGYQSVEKLFVWASAGDFTIPMGFVLDPLGSVMLTLVTTITLLVMIYSHGYMAHDKGYVRFFTYLALFSSSMMGLIISPNLLEIYVFWELVGMCSYLLVGFWYDRDGAANAAQKAFVVNRVGDFGLLLGILGLFWATKSFDFNEIAVGVSQSVSENSLPVWAALLLCFLVFLGPMAKSAQFPLHVWLPDAMEGPTPISALIHAATMVAAGIFLVARLQPLYSLFPSIQFIIALVGTITCFLGASIALTQMDLKKGLAYSTVSQLGYMMLAMGCGAPVAGIFHLITHACFKAMLFLGSGSVIHAMEEVVGHQPVLAQDMRLMGGLRKKMPFTSTTFLIGCVAISGIPPLAGFWSKDEILGNAFISFPAFWFVGFLTAGMTAFYMFRLYFLTFEGDFRGEDKELQKELLLASKINVEEEHEEEHGSLHESPWSMTFPLVFLAVPSVIIGFMGFPWDSKFANLLDPEEALIAIQSFELKEFLPLAIASVFIASIGITIAYQAYFAKKINLSILFAQRFPSVNKFLSNKWYLDDINEKLFVKGSRKLAKEVLEVDSKVVDGVVNLTGLVTLGSGEGLKYFETGRAQFYALIVFGGVILLVAIFGFQSPQVA, encoded by the coding sequence ATGCCTCAAGCTTCAGAAATTGCCTGGTTGATTCCTGTCTTTCCACTTATTGGAGCGGTGTTTTCTGGTTTGGGTTTAATATGTGCGAATAAAAAAATCAATAATTCTAGAGAAATTGTATCTATCAGCCTTTTGTCATTCGTTGGTGTTTCTGCGGTAATCAGTTATAAAACATTAATTGAGCAAATCAATGGTTACCAATCAGTAGAAAAATTATTTGTTTGGGCAAGTGCTGGTGATTTCACAATCCCAATGGGATTTGTTCTCGACCCATTAGGGAGCGTAATGCTCACATTGGTAACCACTATTACTTTATTAGTCATGATTTACTCTCATGGTTATATGGCTCATGACAAAGGTTACGTAAGATTTTTTACATATTTAGCACTTTTCAGCAGTTCGATGATGGGATTAATTATTAGCCCAAACTTATTAGAAATATACGTTTTTTGGGAATTAGTAGGAATGTGTTCATACTTATTAGTTGGTTTCTGGTACGACAGAGATGGTGCAGCAAATGCTGCTCAAAAAGCTTTTGTCGTCAATAGAGTTGGAGATTTTGGCTTATTACTCGGAATTTTGGGTTTATTTTGGGCTACAAAAAGCTTTGATTTTAATGAAATTGCAGTAGGAGTATCACAGTCAGTTTCAGAGAATTCATTGCCAGTCTGGGCTGCATTATTACTTTGTTTTTTAGTCTTCTTAGGACCTATGGCAAAATCTGCTCAATTTCCTCTTCATGTATGGCTTCCAGACGCTATGGAAGGACCAACCCCTATTTCAGCTCTTATTCATGCAGCGACGATGGTTGCTGCTGGAATATTCTTAGTAGCAAGGCTCCAACCTCTATACTCTTTATTCCCTTCAATTCAATTTATTATTGCTTTAGTTGGTACTATTACATGTTTCTTAGGAGCGTCTATAGCCTTAACCCAGATGGATCTCAAAAAAGGTTTGGCATATAGTACGGTTTCTCAGCTCGGGTATATGATGCTTGCGATGGGTTGTGGTGCTCCCGTAGCAGGGATTTTTCACTTGATAACACATGCTTGTTTCAAAGCAATGTTGTTTTTAGGGTCTGGCTCCGTTATTCATGCCATGGAGGAAGTTGTTGGTCATCAACCTGTACTTGCTCAAGATATGAGGTTGATGGGAGGTTTAAGAAAAAAAATGCCCTTTACTTCTACGACTTTCTTAATAGGTTGCGTAGCAATAAGTGGTATTCCTCCATTAGCTGGATTTTGGAGTAAAGATGAAATATTGGGAAACGCCTTTATCTCATTTCCAGCTTTTTGGTTTGTGGGTTTTTTAACAGCTGGAATGACCGCCTTTTATATGTTTAGACTTTATTTTTTAACTTTTGAAGGAGATTTTAGAGGTGAAGATAAGGAATTACAAAAAGAACTTTTATTAGCTTCTAAAATTAATGTAGAAGAAGAACATGAAGAAGAACATGGTTCACTCCATGAGTCTCCTTGGTCAATGACATTCCCATTGGTTTTTCTAGCAGTACCTTCAGTAATAATTGGGTTTATGGGATTTCCTTGGGATAGTAAATTTGCAAACTTATTAGATCCCGAAGAAGCATTGATTGCTATACAGTCTTTTGAATTAAAAGAATTTTTGCCTCTAGCTATTGCATCTGTTTTCATTGCCTCAATTGGTATAACTATTGCTTATCAAGCTTATTTTGCTAAGAAAATAAACTTATCAATATTATTTGCACAAAGATTTCCATCTGTTAATAAGTTCTTATCAAATAAATGGTATTTAGACGATATTAATGAAAAACTTTTTGTGAAAGGTAGTAGAAAACTTGCAAAAGAAGTTTTAGAAGTTGATTCCAAAGTTGTAGATGGAGTGGTAAATCTTACTGGACTTGTAACATTGGGTAGTGGGGAGGGCTTAAAGTATTTTGAAACAGGCAGAGCTCAATTTTATGCTCTGATAGTTTTTGGAGGAGTAATTTTGTTGGTAGCAATATTTGGTTTCCAATCTCCCCAAGTAGCTTAA
- a CDS encoding NAD(P)H-quinone oxidoreductase subunit 4: MSSYFFTHFALHTIGTLGGVIPDFPWLSVSILFPIGCAFLIPFFPDKGEGKEVRWFALSVALITFLVTVGSYINGFDINNEDVQLKESINWLPNLGLTWSVGADGMSMPLILLTSFITALAVLAAWPVKFKPKLFFFLILIMDGGQIAVFAVQDMLLFFLSWELELLPVYLLLAIWGGKNRQYAATKFIIYTAGSSIFILLAALAMGFYGTEVPNFEFSHLANQDFGQNFQILCYIGLLIAFGVKLPIVPLHTWLPDAHGEATAPVHMLLAGILLKMGGYALLRFNAQLLPIAHAQFSPLLIVLGVVNIIYAALTSFAQRNLKRKIAYSSISHMGFVLIGIGSFSSLGTSGAMLQMVSHGLIGASLFFLVGATYDRTKTLKLDEMGGVGQKMRIMFALWTACSLASLALPGMSGFVSELMVFTGFVTDEVYTLPFRVIMASLAAIGVILTPIYLLSMLREIFFGKENPKLTEDKNLIDAEPREIYIIACLLLPIIGIGLYPRLVTESYLATINNLVDRDLNAVKNIPKTNVFAGNKSNQILKAPTI, encoded by the coding sequence TTGAGCAGCTATTTTTTTACACATTTTGCACTACATACAATAGGAACATTGGGTGGAGTTATACCTGATTTCCCTTGGCTCTCAGTATCTATTCTTTTCCCTATTGGATGCGCATTTCTGATACCTTTTTTCCCCGATAAAGGAGAGGGTAAAGAAGTAAGATGGTTCGCTTTAAGTGTTGCTTTAATTACTTTTCTAGTAACAGTAGGATCTTACATAAACGGTTTTGATATCAATAATGAAGATGTTCAACTTAAAGAAAGTATAAATTGGCTTCCTAATCTAGGACTTACTTGGTCAGTCGGCGCTGATGGAATGTCAATGCCTCTTATATTATTAACTAGTTTTATAACGGCGCTAGCTGTCTTAGCTGCATGGCCTGTAAAGTTTAAGCCAAAATTATTTTTCTTTTTAATACTTATCATGGATGGAGGACAAATAGCTGTTTTTGCTGTTCAAGATATGCTCCTATTCTTTTTAAGTTGGGAACTGGAACTTTTGCCAGTATATTTACTTTTAGCTATCTGGGGAGGAAAAAATAGACAATATGCAGCTACAAAATTCATTATCTATACAGCTGGGAGTTCTATCTTTATCCTTTTAGCTGCGTTGGCAATGGGTTTTTATGGAACTGAAGTTCCAAATTTTGAGTTTTCTCATTTGGCTAATCAAGATTTTGGCCAAAACTTTCAAATCCTTTGTTACATAGGTTTGTTAATTGCTTTTGGTGTAAAACTCCCTATTGTCCCTTTGCATACCTGGCTCCCTGATGCTCACGGAGAGGCTACAGCACCTGTTCATATGTTGTTGGCTGGAATTTTATTGAAGATGGGCGGATATGCTCTTTTAAGATTTAATGCACAATTATTACCTATTGCACATGCTCAATTCTCTCCACTATTAATAGTTCTTGGAGTAGTCAATATAATATACGCTGCATTAACATCATTTGCACAAAGAAATCTTAAAAGGAAAATTGCTTATAGTTCAATAAGTCATATGGGGTTTGTCTTAATTGGGATAGGAAGTTTTAGTAGTCTTGGGACAAGTGGAGCGATGTTGCAAATGGTTAGTCATGGACTAATTGGAGCAAGTTTATTTTTTCTTGTTGGAGCAACTTATGACAGAACGAAGACTCTAAAACTAGATGAAATGGGTGGAGTAGGACAAAAAATGCGTATTATGTTTGCATTATGGACTGCCTGCTCTCTTGCTTCTCTTGCCTTACCAGGTATGAGTGGATTTGTTTCTGAGTTAATGGTATTTACTGGATTTGTTACGGATGAAGTTTATACTTTGCCTTTTAGAGTAATAATGGCATCTTTAGCTGCAATAGGGGTGATACTTACTCCAATTTATTTACTGTCAATGTTACGTGAGATTTTCTTTGGTAAAGAAAATCCAAAGTTAACTGAAGATAAGAATTTAATTGATGCAGAGCCTAGAGAGATATATATTATAGCCTGTTTACTCTTACCAATAATCGGGATAGGTTTATATCCAAGGTTAGTTACAGAAAGTTATTTGGCTACAATAAATAACTTGGTTGATAGAGATTTAAATGCTGTTAAAAACATACCAAAGACAAATGTTTTTGCAGGAAATAAATCAAATCAAATATTAAAAGCACCAACTATATAA
- a CDS encoding segregation/condensation protein A encodes MKVTNSQSTDGSQLGPRLLIKFLQDAAGRGDLDPWDIDVIGVIDSFLEQFNQNLQYSSNNQTSYQKDLSETSEAFFAASVLVNLKAQVLESDVFQEETLGYEEEIGMDNQEWINQGFDMPKYPEKYLRRRSVAQPVIKRTSTLGELVSQLESIAEIIETQDLLLMKRKRNKKYSDKVLISKVQSLAHREKLPETTKALGKFLDGWEKALQWTDFEYLVNKWQTVVKSDLDKDRLGVFWALLFLSSENRIELKQQYSLYGPIQIKRIIPDGELAQLPIENLEVSETSSTAA; translated from the coding sequence ATTAAAGTAACTAATTCTCAATCTACTGATGGGTCACAGCTAGGGCCTAGATTACTCATAAAATTCCTTCAAGATGCAGCTGGAAGGGGTGATCTTGATCCATGGGATATTGATGTTATAGGTGTTATAGATAGTTTTTTAGAGCAGTTTAATCAAAATTTGCAATATTCATCCAATAACCAAACTTCATATCAAAAAGACTTATCTGAGACAAGTGAAGCATTTTTTGCCGCCTCTGTATTAGTTAATTTAAAAGCTCAAGTTTTAGAATCTGATGTATTTCAAGAAGAAACATTAGGTTATGAAGAAGAAATTGGGATGGATAACCAAGAATGGATTAATCAAGGATTTGACATGCCAAAATATCCTGAAAAATATCTTAGAAGAAGATCTGTAGCTCAACCCGTTATTAAACGTACATCTACATTAGGAGAACTTGTTAGTCAATTGGAATCTATAGCAGAAATAATTGAAACGCAGGATCTTTTGCTTATGAAAAGGAAAAGAAATAAAAAATATTCTGATAAAGTTTTGATCTCTAAAGTTCAATCTTTAGCACATCGTGAAAAGCTTCCTGAAACAACTAAAGCACTTGGCAAGTTTCTTGATGGATGGGAAAAGGCATTGCAATGGACTGATTTTGAATATTTAGTTAATAAATGGCAGACAGTAGTAAAAAGTGATTTAGATAAAGACAGACTGGGTGTATTTTGGGCTTTGTTATTTTTATCATCAGAAAATAGAATTGAATTAAAACAACAATATTCTCTCTATGGGCCAATACAAATTAAAAGGATTATTCCAGATGGAGAATTAGCTCAATTACCTATTGAAAATCTTGAGGTTTCAGAAACTTCTTCGACTGCTGCTTAG
- a CDS encoding nucleotidyltransferase family protein translates to MKAMILAAGKGTRVQPITHIIPKPMIPILQKPVMEFLLELLKEHGFKEIMVNVSHLAEEIENYFRDGQRFGVEIAYSFEGRIEDGEMIGDALGSAGGLKKIQDFQNFFDETFVVLCGDALVDLDLTEAVKNHKKKGAIASLITKKVTREQVSSYGVVVSDENGRIKAFQEKPDVEDALSDSINTGIYLFEPEIFNYIPSGDKFDIGADLFPKLVEMDLPFFALPMDFEWVDIGKVPDYWSAIRNVLLGKVRQVEIPGKEIKPGVFTGLNVAANWDKVNIKGPVYIGGMTRIEDGATIIGPSMIGPSCCICEGATIDNSIIFDYSKIGKGVQLVDKLVFGRYCVGKNGDHFDLKDASLDWLITDSRRLDLTEPSPQQKAMAELLGTDLINIPD, encoded by the coding sequence ATGAAGGCAATGATACTTGCAGCAGGCAAAGGAACTCGCGTTCAGCCAATAACGCATATTATTCCTAAACCAATGATTCCTATTTTGCAAAAACCCGTGATGGAATTCCTCTTGGAACTTTTAAAAGAACATGGTTTTAAAGAAATAATGGTAAATGTTTCTCATCTTGCAGAGGAAATAGAAAACTATTTTAGGGACGGACAAAGATTTGGTGTTGAGATAGCCTACAGCTTTGAAGGAAGAATTGAAGATGGAGAAATGATTGGTGATGCTTTGGGTTCGGCCGGAGGATTAAAAAAAATTCAAGATTTTCAAAACTTTTTTGATGAAACTTTTGTTGTATTGTGCGGCGACGCCTTAGTTGATTTAGATTTGACTGAAGCGGTTAAAAATCATAAGAAAAAAGGTGCAATAGCAAGCCTAATAACAAAAAAGGTAACTAGAGAACAGGTATCTAGTTATGGAGTTGTAGTATCTGATGAAAATGGGCGAATTAAAGCTTTTCAAGAAAAACCAGATGTAGAAGATGCTTTGAGTGATTCAATTAATACTGGTATTTATCTTTTTGAGCCTGAGATTTTTAACTATATTCCATCAGGAGATAAATTTGATATTGGTGCTGATCTTTTTCCTAAACTTGTTGAAATGGATTTACCATTTTTTGCTTTGCCGATGGATTTTGAGTGGGTAGATATTGGAAAAGTTCCTGATTACTGGAGTGCGATTAGAAATGTTTTATTAGGTAAAGTAAGGCAAGTGGAAATTCCTGGTAAAGAAATAAAGCCTGGAGTCTTTACTGGTCTTAATGTTGCTGCAAATTGGGATAAAGTTAATATAAAAGGACCTGTTTATATCGGAGGGATGACAAGAATAGAAGATGGTGCAACTATTATTGGCCCCTCTATGATTGGACCAAGTTGTTGCATTTGTGAGGGTGCAACTATTGATAATTCTATAATCTTTGATTATTCAAAAATTGGGAAAGGAGTACAACTTGTCGATAAATTAGTATTTGGTAGATATTGTGTTGGAAAGAATGGAGACCATTTTGATTTGAAAGATGCTTCTTTGGACTGGTTAATAACAGACTCAAGAAGATTAGATTTAACTGAACCATCTCCTCAACAAAAAGCGATGGCAGAATTACTAGGAACTGATTTGATTAACATTCCAGATTGA
- a CDS encoding methylenetetrahydrofolate reductase produces the protein MKSKLQQTLEKNSKVITAELMPPRGGDPVRSLKIAQLLRNKVHAVNITDGSRAIMRMCSLAMSKLLLDNGIEPIMQISCRDRNKIALQSDILGANALGIKNILCITGDSVKAGDQQETKAVHEFEAVRLLKQIQSFNQGIDPTFEQLPDKRTEIFSGAAVDPSCRNQRSLKSRTIKKKEAGANFLQTQIVMDRKCLADFCNEISNPLEIPVIAGVFLLKSYKNALFINKFVPGANIPENVLNRLKDAKNPLQEGILIASEQAQDFINIADGIHLMAVKSEHLIPEILEKAGLNLEC, from the coding sequence TTGAAATCAAAACTTCAGCAAACTTTAGAAAAGAATTCAAAAGTAATTACAGCAGAATTAATGCCGCCAAGAGGAGGAGACCCCGTAAGATCTCTTAAAATAGCACAACTCTTGAGAAATAAGGTGCATGCAGTTAATATTACAGACGGAAGTAGAGCAATAATGAGAATGTGTAGTTTAGCAATGTCTAAACTATTACTAGACAATGGGATAGAACCTATAATGCAGATCTCATGTAGAGATCGTAATAAAATTGCTTTACAATCAGATATTCTTGGAGCAAATGCCTTAGGAATTAAAAATATTTTATGCATTACAGGAGATTCTGTAAAAGCCGGAGATCAGCAAGAAACAAAAGCCGTTCATGAATTTGAGGCAGTAAGATTATTAAAACAAATTCAATCATTCAATCAAGGAATTGATCCTACTTTTGAACAACTTCCAGACAAAAGGACTGAAATTTTCTCAGGTGCGGCAGTAGATCCAAGTTGTCGAAATCAAAGAAGTTTAAAAAGTAGAACAATTAAAAAAAAAGAGGCCGGTGCAAATTTCTTACAAACTCAAATAGTTATGGATAGAAAATGTTTAGCAGACTTTTGCAACGAAATCAGTAATCCACTTGAGATACCAGTTATTGCAGGAGTATTTCTTTTAAAATCATATAAAAATGCTCTTTTCATAAATAAATTTGTACCTGGAGCGAATATTCCTGAAAATGTTTTAAATCGTCTCAAAGATGCAAAAAATCCACTTCAAGAAGGAATATTAATTGCTTCAGAGCAAGCTCAAGATTTTATTAATATTGCAGATGGAATTCATCTTATGGCAGTCAAATCAGAACATCTTATCCCAGAGATACTTGAAAAAGCTGGTCTCAATCTGGAATGTTAA
- a CDS encoding helix-turn-helix domain-containing protein: MQMVEEGVNDIDMMGLSSREMEIINLVADGLTNQEIAVRLTISKRTVDNHVSNMFTKTGSKNRVALLNWAMDHGKICRDGFNCCTLPDSDQD, translated from the coding sequence ATGCAAATGGTTGAAGAAGGTGTTAATGACATTGATATGATGGGTCTCTCATCAAGAGAGATGGAAATCATAAATTTAGTAGCTGATGGGCTCACGAATCAGGAAATTGCGGTAAGGCTTACTATTAGTAAAAGAACTGTCGATAATCATGTAAGTAATATGTTCACTAAAACAGGATCCAAAAATAGAGTAGCTCTTTTAAATTGGGCAATGGATCACGGAAAAATTTGTAGAGATGGGTTTAATTGTTGTACTCTACCTGATTCAGATCAAGATTAA
- a CDS encoding CYTH domain-containing protein yields MALEIERRFLIKNDQWNDFITHKTFIEQGYLSHHLEDWIVRIRFNGKNFKIALKKHIKNFTNYEYEYSIPNSEGEKIMSTLNNTIKKERFFLKIDRKDWIVDCFKDKNFPLEIAEIELTKEEEQVILPSFIAKEITGLTKYTNLNLTKHPFSKWEMKI; encoded by the coding sequence ATGGCATTAGAAATTGAAAGACGATTTCTTATCAAAAATGATCAATGGAATGATTTTATTACTCATAAGACTTTTATAGAGCAGGGCTATCTTTCCCACCATTTGGAGGATTGGATAGTAAGAATCAGATTTAATGGCAAAAACTTTAAAATTGCACTTAAAAAACATATTAAAAATTTTACTAATTACGAATATGAATACTCAATACCAAATAGTGAAGGTGAAAAAATTATGTCAACTCTTAACAATACAATTAAAAAAGAAAGATTTTTTTTAAAAATTGATCGAAAAGATTGGATTGTAGATTGCTTTAAAGACAAAAATTTTCCTTTAGAAATTGCCGAAATTGAGCTTACTAAAGAGGAAGAACAAGTTATTCTTCCATCTTTCATAGCAAAAGAAATTACTGGTCTAACAAAATATACTAATCTTAATCTGACAAAACATCCATTTTCCAAATGGGAAATGAAGATTTAA
- a CDS encoding NAD(+) kinase produces MNLSLVLIIYRSNSLTAKEASIFCNKTLKERNIKSKRIESDFDNNQLENYFYNLAALPDLVIVLGGDGTVLKSANALVNYDIPILSFNIGGNLGFLTQEKDFLFDQSFIKILEKEEFIIDFRNRLHCDVYSNEKNRERKILKSYDALNDFYFKSVEEDISPTNQIQIEIDNEKVNEYKGDGLIISSSTGSTAYSMAAGGPIVHPSINAFVINPICPMSLASRPIIIPDTSKVVIRVVQKNKREIKLWKDGSKCMTIKENDYCEINKVTKPCKMIKFNKSISYYITLIKKLDWKGDLSLKNNQNN; encoded by the coding sequence GTGAATCTTTCATTGGTGCTTATTATTTATCGTTCTAATAGCTTAACTGCTAAAGAAGCATCTATATTTTGTAATAAGACTCTCAAAGAAAGAAATATTAAATCAAAAAGGATCGAAAGTGATTTTGATAACAATCAATTAGAAAACTACTTCTACAATCTTGCTGCATTACCTGATCTAGTAATTGTTCTTGGTGGTGATGGCACTGTTCTTAAATCTGCAAATGCATTAGTAAACTATGATATTCCTATACTTAGTTTTAATATTGGCGGTAATTTAGGATTTTTGACTCAAGAAAAGGATTTTTTATTTGACCAATCATTTATCAAAATTTTAGAAAAAGAAGAATTCATAATTGATTTTAGAAACAGATTACATTGTGATGTTTATAGCAACGAGAAGAATAGAGAAAGAAAAATACTCAAAAGCTATGATGCGTTAAATGACTTTTATTTTAAATCTGTTGAAGAAGATATTTCTCCAACCAATCAAATTCAAATCGAAATAGATAATGAGAAAGTAAACGAATACAAAGGTGATGGTTTAATTATTTCTTCCTCAACTGGTTCAACTGCATACTCTATGGCTGCAGGAGGTCCAATAGTGCACCCCTCAATAAATGCATTCGTTATAAATCCAATATGTCCTATGAGCTTAGCTAGCCGGCCAATTATTATTCCTGATACAAGTAAAGTAGTTATTAGAGTCGTTCAAAAGAACAAAAGAGAAATAAAACTATGGAAAGATGGATCAAAGTGTATGACTATAAAAGAAAATGATTATTGTGAAATTAATAAAGTAACAAAGCCCTGTAAAATGATTAAATTTAATAAAAGCATTTCCTATTACATTACATTAATCAAAAAGCTCGATTGGAAAGGAGATTTATCATTAAAAAATAATCAAAATAATTAG
- the nuoK gene encoding NADH-quinone oxidoreductase subunit NuoK, with the protein MNLESIPLQAFLIVSSVLFCIGIWGLLNSRNAVRVLMSIELMLNAVNINLMAFSSYVDNNLIQGQVFTIFVITVAAAEAAVGLAILLSLYRNRVTVDMESFNLLKW; encoded by the coding sequence ATGAATTTAGAATCCATCCCACTTCAAGCTTTTTTAATAGTTTCCTCAGTTTTATTTTGTATTGGCATTTGGGGATTATTAAATAGTAGAAATGCAGTAAGAGTACTGATGAGTATAGAGTTAATGTTGAATGCAGTGAACATAAATTTGATGGCCTTCTCCTCTTATGTGGACAATAACCTAATTCAAGGACAAGTTTTTACAATTTTTGTTATTACAGTTGCAGCAGCAGAAGCTGCTGTAGGTTTAGCTATATTGTTATCTCTTTATAGAAATAGGGTGACTGTTGATATGGAAAGTTTTAATTTATTAAAGTGGTAA
- a CDS encoding NADH-quinone oxidoreductase subunit J yields the protein MSLAVTTQIICFSVLSLVVIIGALGVILLENIVYSAFLLGGVFMSVAGLYLLLNASFVAAAQVLVYVGAVNVLIIFAIMLVNKKEDLKAIANIKSRRIISTSICLTLLSLLIRVDLSNTWGLAEPNASIGEESTVRIGEHLFSDYLLPFEVASVLLLMAMIGAIVLARRDVMNEDISTGLPVDQELIEKPNEPLLIKKN from the coding sequence ATGTCTTTAGCAGTAACAACTCAAATAATTTGTTTTTCAGTATTATCTTTAGTTGTAATAATTGGAGCACTAGGTGTAATTCTTCTAGAGAACATTGTTTACTCTGCATTTTTGCTTGGGGGAGTCTTTATGAGTGTTGCAGGCTTATATCTACTACTAAACGCAAGTTTTGTTGCTGCAGCTCAAGTTTTAGTTTATGTAGGGGCAGTTAATGTTCTAATAATTTTTGCAATAATGTTGGTTAATAAAAAAGAAGATTTAAAGGCTATTGCAAATATCAAATCAAGAAGAATTATATCAACATCAATTTGTTTAACTCTTCTAAGTCTATTAATAAGAGTTGATTTATCCAATACTTGGGGTTTGGCTGAACCTAATGCATCTATAGGGGAAGAATCTACAGTAAGAATAGGAGAACACTTATTTAGTGATTATTTGCTCCCTTTTGAAGTGGCATCTGTATTGCTCTTAATGGCCATGATTGGTGCTATTGTTTTGGCTAGAAGAGATGTCATGAATGAAGATATTTCAACAGGTTTACCGGTAGATCAAGAGCTAATAGAGAAACCAAATGAACCTTTACTTATAAAAAAAAATTAA
- the ndhI gene encoding NAD(P)H-quinone oxidoreductase subunit I, translating to MKDFLQKVNSYIKEAFSAGKYLYDGFTVTFDHLRRRPVTVQYPYEKLIPSERYRGRIHYEFDKCIACEVCVRVCPINLPVVDWVMNKETKKKELRNYSIDFGVCIFCGNCVEYCPTNCLSMTEEYELATFDRHNLNFDNIALGRLPTNVTTDPSVKPLRELAYLPKGVMDPHEVPPSDVRVGKLPEEVYDWMKPKLNDIKNPTVEPNK from the coding sequence ATGAAAGATTTTCTTCAAAAAGTAAATAGTTATATTAAAGAAGCCTTCAGTGCTGGTAAATATTTATATGATGGATTTACTGTAACTTTTGATCATCTCCGAAGACGACCAGTTACTGTTCAATACCCTTACGAAAAGTTAATTCCTTCTGAAAGATATAGAGGAAGAATCCATTATGAATTTGATAAATGCATCGCCTGTGAAGTATGCGTACGTGTTTGTCCGATAAATTTACCAGTTGTGGACTGGGTTATGAATAAGGAAACTAAGAAAAAGGAACTTAGAAATTATTCTATAGACTTTGGAGTATGCATTTTTTGCGGGAATTGTGTTGAATATTGCCCAACAAATTGCTTATCTATGACTGAAGAATACGAATTAGCTACATTCGATAGGCATAATTTAAATTTTGATAATATTGCATTAGGTAGACTTCCGACGAACGTTACAACTGATCCATCTGTGAAACCTCTAAGGGAACTTGCATATTTGCCTAAAGGAGTTATGGATCCTCATGAAGTTCCTCCTTCAGATGTTCGAGTTGGTAAACTACCAGAAGAAGTTTATGATTGGATGAAACCAAAATTGAATGATATTAAAAACCCCACTGTCGAGCCAAATAAATAA